A window from Mesorhizobium sp. WSM2240 encodes these proteins:
- a CDS encoding dihydroorotase, translating into MAETFDLILKGGTVVNQDGIGLRDIGVTGGRIAAIGDLSPASAGETIDCRGLHILPGVVDSQVHFREPGLEHKEDLESGSRAAVLGGVTAVFEMPNTNPLTTSAEALADKVKRATNRMHCDFAFWVGGTRENAAQIAELERLPGAAGIKVFMGSSTGDLLVEDDEGVASILRNTRRRAAFHSEDEFRLRERLGERKEDDPSSHPVWRDEIAALRCTERLVRIARQVRARIHVLHISTAEEIAFLEAHKDVASCEATPHHLTLSADDYARLGTLLQMNPPVRDKRHRDGVWHGISQGVVDVLGSDHAPHTLEEKAKPYPASPSGMTGVQTLVPIMLDHVNAGRLTLERFVDLTSHGPHRLFGMARKGRIAAGYDADFTVVDLKRRETITNEQAGSKAGWTPYHGKQVTGWPVGTIVRGRRVMWEAEIIEAGKGRAVEFSEALPA; encoded by the coding sequence CAGCGGGCGAGACTATCGATTGCCGCGGGCTGCATATCCTGCCGGGCGTCGTCGACAGCCAGGTCCACTTCCGCGAGCCTGGGCTGGAGCATAAGGAAGATCTCGAATCGGGCTCGCGCGCCGCGGTGCTGGGTGGCGTCACCGCCGTCTTCGAGATGCCCAACACCAACCCGCTGACGACGAGCGCGGAGGCGCTTGCCGACAAGGTCAAGCGGGCGACAAACCGCATGCATTGCGATTTCGCCTTCTGGGTCGGCGGCACGCGGGAGAATGCCGCCCAAATCGCCGAGTTGGAGCGGCTGCCGGGCGCCGCCGGCATCAAGGTCTTCATGGGCTCATCGACCGGCGACCTTCTGGTCGAGGATGACGAAGGCGTGGCCTCGATCCTGAGGAACACGCGCCGGCGCGCCGCCTTCCATTCGGAGGACGAGTTCCGGCTGCGGGAGCGGCTGGGCGAACGCAAAGAGGACGATCCATCTTCCCACCCGGTTTGGCGCGACGAGATCGCGGCGCTGCGCTGCACCGAGCGGCTGGTGCGCATAGCCCGGCAGGTACGCGCCCGCATCCATGTGCTGCACATTTCCACGGCCGAGGAAATCGCATTCCTGGAGGCGCATAAGGACGTGGCGAGTTGCGAAGCGACGCCGCATCATCTGACGCTGTCGGCGGACGACTATGCGCGGCTCGGCACGCTGCTCCAGATGAACCCGCCGGTGCGCGACAAGCGTCATCGCGACGGCGTTTGGCACGGCATTTCGCAGGGCGTCGTCGACGTGCTGGGTTCCGACCACGCGCCGCATACGCTTGAGGAAAAGGCAAAACCCTATCCGGCCTCGCCGTCGGGCATGACAGGCGTGCAAACGCTGGTGCCGATCATGCTCGACCATGTGAATGCGGGGCGGTTGACGCTGGAACGTTTCGTCGACCTGACCAGTCATGGCCCGCATCGCCTGTTCGGCATGGCGCGCAAGGGCCGCATCGCGGCCGGCTATGACGCTGACTTCACCGTTGTCGACCTCAAGCGCCGCGAAACCATCACCAACGAGCAGGCCGGTTCGAAGGCGGGCTGGACGCCGTATCATGGCAAGCAGGTGACAGGTTGGCCGGTCGGAACGATCGTGCGCGGCAGGCGCGTCATGTGGGAGGCCGAGATCATCGAAGCCGGGAAGGGCAGGGCCGTGGAATTCTCCGAGGCGTTGCCTGCCTGA
- a CDS encoding TIGR02301 family protein yields the protein MGRASLFFIAYVAFSTAAFPQQVRAAEAPFESSLVRLAEILGSLHFLRNLCGEPGEQWRGEMDKLLQAENPDPARRAKFIASFNRGYRSFAGTYTSCTASATAAISRYMKEGEALTREVAARYGN from the coding sequence ATGGGCCGGGCCTCACTGTTCTTCATCGCATATGTCGCCTTCAGCACGGCGGCTTTTCCGCAGCAGGTGCGTGCGGCGGAAGCTCCGTTCGAGAGCAGTCTGGTGCGGCTTGCCGAAATTCTTGGTTCGCTGCATTTCCTGCGCAATCTCTGCGGCGAACCCGGCGAACAGTGGCGCGGCGAGATGGACAAGCTGCTGCAGGCGGAAAATCCCGATCCGGCGCGCCGCGCCAAATTCATCGCCAGCTTCAACCGGGGCTATCGCTCCTTCGCCGGCACCTACACGAGTTGCACGGCGTCGGCGACCGCGGCGATCAGCCGCTACATGAAGGAAGGCGAAGCGCTTACGCGCGAGGTGGCGGCGCGCTACGGAAATTAA
- a CDS encoding NUDIX domain-containing protein: MMEKRTIAAVSVALVRGETVLLVKRALEPSRGLYAFPGGRVEAGETSEEAARRELLEETGMMTAALTPLREYLIDALVDGEEITYRLEVFTGKAAGGEPACASDAEEACFYTLSEMENLPLTDSIMDICRELLGDSN; this comes from the coding sequence ATGATGGAGAAGCGAACGATTGCGGCGGTGTCGGTGGCGCTGGTGCGCGGCGAAACGGTGCTGCTGGTCAAGCGCGCGCTGGAGCCGTCACGTGGGCTCTATGCCTTTCCGGGCGGGCGGGTCGAGGCCGGCGAAACCAGCGAAGAAGCCGCAAGGCGCGAACTTCTCGAGGAAACCGGAATGATGACGGCCGCACTGACGCCGCTGCGCGAGTATCTGATCGACGCGCTGGTGGACGGCGAGGAGATCACCTACCGGCTCGAAGTGTTTACCGGAAAGGCGGCGGGCGGCGAACCGGCCTGCGCCAGCGACGCCGAGGAGGCCTGTTTCTACACGCTCTCGGAAATGGAAAACCTGCCGCTTACCGATTCGATCATGGACATTTGCCGCGAATTGCTCGGCGACAGCAATTAG
- a CDS encoding DUF2799 domain-containing protein encodes MNWSQLGQGDGAAGRPASYVQQHEQACSKHKLPVNSTEWHTGWKVGIRAYCTPANALREGREGRYYANSCPADLASDFQTAYHIGKRLYDASTERMRVQNELDSLLEKLKDAKTPEEQRALRLEIDLKRSSLYSADSRVRDAERALDFYIISRNLQRG; translated from the coding sequence GTGAACTGGAGCCAACTTGGCCAGGGAGACGGCGCGGCTGGCCGGCCGGCTTCATATGTCCAGCAGCATGAACAGGCATGCTCGAAGCATAAACTGCCGGTCAACTCGACGGAATGGCATACCGGGTGGAAAGTCGGGATAAGGGCCTATTGCACGCCGGCCAATGCGCTGCGTGAAGGCCGCGAAGGCCGCTATTACGCCAATTCCTGTCCCGCCGATCTGGCGTCGGACTTTCAGACCGCCTACCATATCGGCAAGCGACTCTATGATGCGAGTACCGAGCGGATGCGTGTGCAGAATGAACTGGATTCGCTGCTGGAGAAGCTGAAGGACGCCAAGACACCGGAGGAACAGCGCGCTTTGCGGCTCGAGATCGACCTTAAGAGGTCCTCCCTCTATTCCGCCGACAGTCGGGTCCGCGATGCGGAAAGGGCTCTCGATTTCTATATCATCTCAAGAAACCTGCAACGCGGCTAG
- a CDS encoding SOS response-associated peptidase, with amino-acid sequence MCGRFALTATPEDIDAMFALLDVVAFPPRYNIAPTQPVLMIMAGERQEPGANRPDRRSLLVRWGFIPAWAKDTKSFPLLINARAETAIEKAAFRTAMRHRRALLPASGFYEWRREGKDRPQPYWVRPRHGGVVAFAALMEMYAEPGGSEIDTGAILTTAASADIAHIHDRMPVVIQPEDFSRWLDCRTQEPRDIVDLMRPAQSDFFEAIPVSDLVNKVANTGPDLQRRVEPAAATLRKPAKKASAADQLTLF; translated from the coding sequence ATGTGCGGACGCTTTGCGCTGACGGCGACGCCAGAGGACATCGACGCGATGTTCGCGCTCCTCGATGTCGTCGCGTTTCCGCCCCGCTACAACATCGCGCCGACGCAACCGGTGCTGATGATCATGGCCGGCGAAAGGCAGGAGCCGGGCGCCAACCGACCCGACCGGCGCTCGCTTCTGGTCCGCTGGGGGTTCATTCCGGCATGGGCCAAGGACACGAAATCCTTTCCGCTGCTGATCAACGCCCGCGCCGAAACCGCCATAGAGAAGGCCGCGTTCCGCACCGCCATGCGTCATCGCCGCGCACTGCTGCCGGCCTCCGGCTTCTACGAATGGAGGCGCGAAGGCAAAGACAGGCCGCAACCCTATTGGGTGCGCCCGAGGCATGGCGGCGTCGTCGCATTTGCGGCGCTGATGGAAATGTATGCAGAGCCGGGCGGATCGGAGATCGACACCGGCGCGATCCTGACCACGGCGGCCAGTGCGGACATCGCCCACATTCACGACCGCATGCCTGTGGTGATTCAGCCGGAGGATTTTTCGCGCTGGCTCGACTGCCGCACGCAGGAGCCGCGCGATATCGTTGATCTGATGCGTCCGGCGCAGTCCGACTTCTTCGAGGCAATTCCGGTTTCGGATTTGGTCAACAAGGTCGCCAACACCGGGCCTGACCTTCAGCGCAGGGTGGAGCCTGCGGCAGCCACCCTACGGAAGCCGGCGAAGAAAGCGTCGGCGGCCGATCAACTGACGCTGTTTTAA
- a CDS encoding transcriptional regulator — MSAFKSDQERARAQYATLTRHYRAIGPAAIVAALLAAKKRKPAPPTPSKAA, encoded by the coding sequence ATGTCAGCCTTCAAGAGCGATCAGGAACGCGCTCGCGCCCAATATGCCACTCTGACGCGCCACTACCGCGCGATCGGGCCTGCCGCCATCGTCGCCGCCCTCCTGGCGGCCAAGAAGCGCAAGCCTGCTCCGCCCACACCCAGCAAGGCGGCTTAA
- the cysS gene encoding cysteine--tRNA ligase produces MADGQKGLKLYNTLSRAKEDFVPIDAENVRMYVCGPTVYDFAHIGNARPAIVFDVLFRLLRHFYGEDHVTYVRNITDVDDKINARAARDFPDLPLNEAIRRVTEITNNQYQKDVAALGCLEPTFQPRATEFVLPRPDGKTDMATLIQRLIERGHAYEAKGEILFDTASMADYGQLSKRNLDEQQAGARVAVEAHKKNPQDFVLWKESSAEEPGWNASFTLPGRTATIRGRPGWHIECSAMSEAYLGEIFDIHGGGLDLIFPHHENEIAQSRCAHGTDVMANYWMHNGFLQVEGRKMSKSEGNFVTINELLETDKFGGRKWPGEVLRLAMLMTHYREPIDFSVRKLENAERLLTRWYRMLSEVWPVEPSSPSAEMIEALSDDLNTVEALDVLYSSFTSHEAGVLEAGASESGWDFYDPENAAVALASARFLGLLTMAPAVWLQGSADVDAERVASLIAARLALIREKDWAEADRIRDELLAQGIQLKDGKDPDTGERVTTWEVKR; encoded by the coding sequence ATGGCGGACGGACAAAAGGGCCTGAAACTCTACAACACGCTGAGCCGCGCGAAGGAGGATTTTGTCCCCATCGATGCGGAGAATGTCCGCATGTATGTCTGCGGCCCGACCGTCTATGACTTCGCCCATATCGGCAATGCGCGGCCGGCCATTGTCTTCGACGTGCTTTTCCGGCTGCTGCGCCACTTCTACGGCGAGGATCACGTCACCTATGTGCGCAATATCACCGACGTGGACGACAAGATCAACGCGCGGGCGGCACGCGATTTTCCTGACCTGCCACTGAACGAGGCGATCCGCCGCGTCACCGAGATCACGAATAACCAGTACCAGAAGGATGTCGCAGCGCTCGGCTGCCTGGAGCCGACCTTCCAGCCGCGCGCAACCGAATTCGTGCTGCCGAGGCCTGACGGCAAGACCGACATGGCGACGTTGATTCAGCGTCTCATCGAACGCGGCCATGCCTATGAAGCCAAAGGCGAAATCCTCTTCGATACGGCGTCGATGGCCGATTACGGACAGCTTTCGAAGCGCAATCTCGACGAGCAGCAGGCCGGCGCGCGCGTCGCCGTCGAGGCGCACAAGAAGAACCCGCAGGATTTTGTGCTCTGGAAGGAATCATCCGCAGAGGAGCCGGGCTGGAATGCGTCGTTCACATTGCCGGGCCGCACGGCGACAATCCGCGGCCGGCCGGGTTGGCACATCGAGTGCTCGGCAATGTCGGAGGCTTATCTCGGCGAAATCTTCGACATCCATGGCGGCGGCCTCGACTTGATCTTCCCGCACCACGAGAACGAGATCGCGCAATCGCGCTGCGCTCACGGCACCGACGTGATGGCGAACTACTGGATGCACAACGGCTTCCTCCAGGTCGAGGGCCGCAAGATGTCGAAGAGCGAGGGCAATTTCGTCACGATCAACGAATTGCTGGAGACAGATAAGTTCGGCGGGCGCAAATGGCCCGGCGAGGTGCTGCGGCTGGCGATGCTGATGACGCACTATCGCGAGCCGATAGATTTCAGTGTGAGGAAGCTGGAGAATGCCGAAAGACTTCTCACACGCTGGTATCGGATGCTCTCGGAAGTTTGGCCGGTCGAGCCATCTTCACCAAGCGCTGAGATGATCGAGGCGCTGAGTGATGACCTCAATACGGTCGAGGCGCTTGATGTCCTGTACTCGTCGTTTACGTCGCATGAGGCTGGTGTGTTGGAGGCCGGCGCCTCAGAGTCTGGCTGGGACTTCTATGATCCTGAAAATGCTGCGGTTGCGCTGGCATCCGCCCGCTTCCTGGGATTGCTGACGATGGCTCCTGCCGTCTGGCTGCAAGGTTCGGCAGATGTCGACGCGGAACGGGTGGCCTCGCTTATAGCTGCGCGCCTCGCGCTTATCCGCGAAAAAGACTGGGCCGAGGCCGACCGCATCCGCGACGAGCTTCTGGCGCAGGGCATCCAGTTGAAGGACGGCAAGGATCCCGACACCGGCGAACGCGTGACGACATGGGAGGTAAAGCGATGA
- a CDS encoding VOC family protein — MIDHTGITVADFDASKAFYDRVMAPLGASLLYMVPAEFTGGVKVGGYGRSKPDFWLHENANTGPGRHYAFTARSRAEVDAFHAAALAAGGKDNGAPGLRPHYHADYYGAFVFDPDGNNIEAVCHAPE; from the coding sequence ATGATCGACCACACTGGCATAACAGTCGCGGATTTCGACGCCTCGAAGGCGTTTTACGACCGGGTGATGGCGCCGCTTGGCGCCTCGCTGCTCTACATGGTGCCGGCTGAATTCACCGGCGGCGTGAAGGTCGGCGGCTACGGACGTTCCAAACCCGATTTCTGGCTGCATGAGAATGCAAATACCGGGCCTGGGCGGCACTATGCTTTCACGGCGCGCTCGAGAGCCGAGGTCGATGCGTTTCATGCGGCCGCACTCGCCGCCGGCGGCAAGGACAATGGCGCGCCGGGCCTGCGCCCGCACTATCATGCGGACTACTACGGCGCCTTCGTCTTCGACCCGGACGGCAACAATATCGAGGCGGTCTGCCATGCGCCGGAATAG
- a CDS encoding GFA family protein, with amino-acid sequence MSLDNKPLYTGGCQCGAVRFRIEGALGDASVCHCRMCQKASGNFYAALVSVRDAKLEWTRGEPKRFQSSNYAFRGFCPDCGTPLTFEAPEGMALAIGAFDEPAEIAPRIQWGIEAKLPYVDGVPALPGAETITDEEASSYLAHLVSYQHPDHDTESWPPKGRT; translated from the coding sequence ATGAGCCTCGACAACAAGCCCCTCTATACCGGCGGATGCCAGTGCGGCGCGGTGCGTTTCCGGATCGAGGGAGCGCTGGGCGACGCGTCGGTCTGCCATTGTCGCATGTGCCAGAAGGCCTCCGGCAATTTCTACGCCGCTCTCGTCTCGGTGCGCGACGCGAAGCTTGAATGGACACGCGGCGAGCCGAAACGCTTCCAATCCTCCAACTACGCGTTTCGCGGCTTCTGTCCCGATTGCGGAACGCCACTGACCTTCGAGGCGCCGGAGGGCATGGCGCTTGCCATCGGGGCGTTCGACGAACCGGCCGAGATAGCGCCGCGTATTCAGTGGGGGATCGAGGCGAAGCTGCCCTACGTCGATGGCGTCCCCGCGCTACCCGGCGCGGAGACAATCACCGACGAGGAGGCAAGCTCCTACTTGGCCCATCTCGTCTCCTATCAGCACCCGGACCACGACACGGAAAGCTGGCCGCCGAAGGGCCGCACATGA
- a CDS encoding GFA family protein has translation MSAARITGGCQCGAVRFRVTGLGRASICHCRMCQKAFGGFFGPLVTAKGLEWTRGEPRRFASSNVARRGFCAACGTPLTYEYEGGIDVAIGALDDPNLAPPTVQLNPADKLPIYDELHRLPGRPPGEQAASDAFLASVESHQHPDHDTDQPHSREARS, from the coding sequence ATGAGCGCCGCAAGGATCACCGGAGGCTGCCAGTGCGGCGCGGTGCGTTTCCGGGTGACCGGCCTCGGCCGCGCCTCGATCTGCCATTGCCGGATGTGCCAGAAGGCGTTCGGCGGGTTCTTTGGCCCGCTGGTCACGGCGAAGGGCCTGGAGTGGACGCGCGGCGAACCGAGACGTTTCGCGAGTTCCAATGTCGCCAGGCGCGGCTTCTGCGCCGCCTGTGGTACGCCGCTGACCTATGAATATGAGGGCGGCATCGACGTGGCGATCGGTGCGCTGGACGATCCTAACCTCGCGCCGCCCACCGTCCAGCTCAATCCGGCCGACAAGCTGCCGATCTATGACGAACTCCACCGGTTGCCCGGCCGTCCGCCGGGCGAACAGGCCGCCAGCGACGCGTTCCTGGCTTCGGTCGAAAGCCACCAGCATCCCGACCACGACACCGACCAACCGCATTCCAGAGAAGCGAGATCATGA
- the pip gene encoding prolyl aminopeptidase, with amino-acid sequence MTAELRTFYPEIEPFETGMLDVGDGHTIYWERVGTRGAKPAVFLHGGPGGGSSPKQRRVFDPKLYDVILFDQRGCGKSTPHAGLEANTTWHLVADIERLRGMAGFDKWLVFGGSWGSTLALAYAQTHPERVSELVVRGIYTLTKAELAWYYQFGVSEMFPDKWERFVAPIPEAERGDMMAAYRKRLVGDDRQAQIEAARAWSLWEGETITLLPEPETSGKFGEDDFAIAFARIENHYFVHAGWLEEGQLIRDAGKLKDIPGVIVHGRYDMPCPARFAWALHKAWPEAEFHLIEGAGHAFTEPGILDRLIRATDRFAGKAT; translated from the coding sequence ATGACGGCCGAATTGCGCACCTTCTATCCCGAAATCGAGCCCTTCGAGACCGGCATGCTCGACGTTGGCGACGGCCACACGATCTATTGGGAGCGCGTCGGAACGCGCGGCGCCAAGCCGGCGGTGTTCCTGCATGGCGGGCCGGGCGGGGGCTCCTCGCCCAAGCAGCGGAGGGTATTCGATCCGAAACTCTACGACGTGATCCTGTTCGACCAGCGCGGCTGCGGAAAGTCGACGCCACATGCCGGGCTGGAGGCCAATACGACCTGGCATCTGGTCGCCGACATAGAGCGGCTGCGCGGGATGGCCGGCTTCGACAAATGGCTGGTGTTCGGCGGCTCGTGGGGTTCGACGCTTGCGCTCGCCTATGCGCAGACGCATCCGGAACGGGTTTCGGAACTGGTGGTGCGGGGCATCTACACGCTGACCAAGGCCGAGCTCGCCTGGTACTATCAGTTCGGCGTGTCGGAAATGTTCCCGGACAAGTGGGAGCGCTTCGTAGCGCCCATTCCGGAGGCCGAGCGCGGCGACATGATGGCTGCCTATCGCAAGCGTCTGGTCGGCGATGATCGGCAAGCGCAGATCGAAGCGGCACGGGCGTGGAGCCTGTGGGAAGGCGAGACGATCACGCTGCTGCCCGAGCCGGAGACCAGCGGCAAGTTCGGCGAGGATGATTTCGCCATAGCCTTCGCCCGGATCGAGAATCACTATTTCGTCCATGCCGGTTGGCTCGAAGAGGGCCAACTGATCCGCGACGCAGGAAAACTCAAGGATATTCCGGGCGTGATCGTCCACGGCCGCTACGACATGCCGTGCCCGGCGAGATTTGCCTGGGCGCTGCACAAGGCTTGGCCGGAAGCGGAGTTCCACCTGATCGAGGGGGCGGGGCACGCATTTACCGAGCCGGGCATTCTCGACCGGTTGATCCGCGCGACCGACAGGTTTGCGGGGAAGGCCACGTGA
- the cimA gene encoding citramalate synthase — MTKHRIHLFDTTLRDGQQTPGVDFSVEDKIAIAKLLDEFGMDYVEGGYPGANPTDTAFFSEKRTANAKFVAFGMTKRAGVSASNDPGLAALVQSKSDAICFVAKSWDYHVRVALGCTNEENLESIAASVEAARAASKEALVDCEHFFDGFKANPDYALACAKAAYDAGARWVVLCDTNGGTLPSEVRDVVAKVIALGIPGENLGIHAHDDTGQAVANSLAAVEAGVRQIQGTLNGIGERCGNANLISIIPTLVLKPAFSQRFETGISAEALAGISRLSRAFDELLNRAPEAQAPYVGISAFATKAGIHASALAKDPATYEHVPPEAVGNRRKVMVSDQGGKANFVAELKRRGIDVPREGHRLDALISLVKEREAEGYAYEGADASFELLARKMLHTVPEFFRVTSFRCMVERRFDANGQLKTVSEAIVKVLVDGEEKMSVAEGHGPVNALDLALRKDLGKFQHEIGDLELVDYKVRILNGGTEAVTRVLIESRDAAGGRWWTVGVSDNIIDASFQALMDSIVFKLMKNRDMAGLVAAE; from the coding sequence ATGACCAAGCACCGCATCCACCTCTTCGACACCACGCTGCGCGACGGTCAGCAGACGCCGGGCGTGGACTTTTCCGTCGAGGACAAGATCGCCATCGCGAAGCTGCTCGACGAGTTTGGCATGGACTATGTCGAGGGCGGCTATCCCGGCGCGAACCCGACCGACACGGCGTTTTTCAGCGAAAAACGCACTGCGAATGCAAAATTCGTCGCCTTCGGCATGACCAAGCGGGCAGGGGTGTCGGCTTCCAACGATCCCGGCCTTGCCGCGCTCGTCCAGTCGAAATCCGACGCAATCTGCTTCGTTGCCAAGAGCTGGGATTATCATGTGCGCGTGGCTCTGGGCTGCACCAACGAGGAGAATTTGGAATCCATTGCTGCCTCTGTGGAAGCAGCCCGCGCCGCCAGCAAGGAGGCGCTGGTCGATTGCGAGCATTTCTTCGACGGGTTCAAGGCCAATCCGGATTATGCGCTGGCCTGTGCGAAGGCGGCATATGACGCAGGCGCACGCTGGGTGGTCCTGTGCGACACCAATGGCGGCACGCTGCCGTCGGAAGTCCGCGACGTCGTCGCAAAGGTGATCGCGTTGGGCATTCCGGGCGAAAACCTTGGCATCCACGCCCACGACGACACCGGCCAGGCGGTCGCCAATTCGCTGGCTGCGGTCGAGGCGGGCGTGCGCCAGATCCAGGGCACGCTGAACGGCATCGGTGAACGCTGCGGCAACGCCAATCTCATTTCCATCATCCCGACGCTGGTCCTGAAGCCAGCCTTCTCCCAACGCTTCGAAACCGGCATCTCGGCCGAGGCGCTGGCGGGTATATCGCGCTTGTCCCGCGCGTTCGACGAATTGCTCAACCGTGCGCCGGAAGCCCAGGCGCCATATGTCGGCATATCGGCCTTCGCCACCAAGGCCGGCATCCACGCTTCGGCGCTGGCCAAGGATCCCGCGACCTACGAGCATGTGCCGCCAGAGGCGGTCGGCAACCGTCGCAAGGTGATGGTCTCTGACCAGGGCGGCAAGGCGAATTTCGTCGCCGAGCTGAAGCGGCGCGGCATCGACGTCCCGCGGGAAGGCCACCGGCTCGATGCACTGATCAGCCTGGTCAAGGAGCGCGAGGCCGAGGGCTACGCCTATGAGGGCGCTGATGCGAGCTTCGAGCTTCTGGCGCGCAAAATGCTGCACACCGTACCGGAGTTCTTCCGCGTCACCTCGTTCCGCTGCATGGTCGAGCGGCGGTTCGACGCCAACGGCCAGCTGAAGACCGTATCGGAAGCTATCGTGAAGGTGCTGGTCGACGGCGAGGAGAAGATGTCGGTAGCCGAGGGTCATGGCCCGGTCAACGCGCTCGATTTGGCGCTGCGCAAGGATCTCGGCAAGTTCCAGCACGAGATAGGCGATCTCGAACTGGTCGACTACAAGGTGCGTATCCTCAACGGCGGCACCGAGGCGGTCACCCGCGTGCTGATCGAATCGCGCGACGCCGCTGGCGGACGCTGGTGGACGGTCGGGGTGTCGGACAACATCATCGACGCATCGTTCCAGGCATTGATGGATTCGATCGTCTTCAAGCTGATGAAGAACCGCGACATGGCCGGGCTGGTCGCGGCAGAGTAG